The genome window ATCGGCCTCGGCATTCTCGGCGCGACGGTCATGCCGCATAATCTCTTTCTGCACTCTTTCGTCGTGCAGACGCGCGCCGTCGCCGAGCCGCTCGAAAAGAAGCGCGAGGCGATTCGCTTCGCGGTGATCGACAGCACGCTGGCGCTGTTTCTCGCGCTGTTCGTCAACGGCGCCATTCTCGTTCTCGCCGCCGCTGTCTTCCATGCGAGCGGCCATACCGAAGTCGCGGAGCTCGGCGAGGCGTATCGGCTGATCGCGCCGCTGCTCGGCCAGCCGATCGCGGCGACGCTCTTCGCCGTCGCGCTGATCGCCTGCGGGCTGAATTCGACCGTGACCGCGACCCTCACCGGCCAGATCGTCATGGAGGGATTTGTCCGGCTGCGGATGAAGCCGGCGACGCGCCGGCTCATCACCCGCTGCATCGCCATCGCGCCGGCGATCGGCGTGACGCTTTACGCGGGCGAGTCGGCGACGGCGCAGCTGCTTGTGCTCAGCCAGGTGGCGCTGAGCGTGACGCTGCCCTTCGCCGTCGTGCCGCTCGTGGCCTTCACGGCGCAGCGCAGCGTCATGGGAGAACTCGTCGCGCCTCGGCGCACCACCGCGCTTGCGGCGATCATCGCCGCCGTCATCATCGCCCTCAACCTGAAGCTGCTCTGGGACGCCGCCGCCGGCTGAACGGCTTACGGCTGTGACAAACTGCCGAGCATTGCCAAGCCGACGCATCTGGCTTAACTCGTCGCAACTTTTCGCCGGAGTCGCGACAGAAATGAAACTCCCCAATCAATTCTACCGTCCGCTCGCCATCGGCGCCCCGGCGCCGCTGCGCGAACCGCCCGTCAAGGTCGAGCGGATGATCCATTTCGTGCCGCCGCATCTTGAGAAATTCCGCGCCAAGGTCCCCGAGCTCGTCAAACAGGTCGACGTCGTGCTCGGCAATCTCGAAGACGCGATTCCGGCCGACGCCAAGGAAGCCGCTCGCGCCGGCTTTATCGAAATGGCCAAGGCGACCGACTTCGGCTCGACCGGCCTGTGGACGCGCATGAATGCGCTCAATAGCCCCTGGGCGCTCGACGACATGATCGAAATCGTCGGCGCGGTCGGCGACAAGCTCGACGTCGTCATGCTCCCCAAGGTCGAGGGCCCCTGGGACATCGCCTATCTCGACCAGCTCCTGGCGCAGCTCGAGGCGCGGCATGGCGTGAAGAAGCCGATCCTTATTCACGCCATTCTGGAGACAGCGGAAGGCGTCAAGAATGTCGACGCCATCGCTTCGGCCTCACCGCGCATGCATGGCATTTCGCTTGGACCGGCCGATCTCGCCGCCTCTCGCGCCATGAAGACCACCCGCGTCGGCGGCGGCCACCCGGACTATAAAGTGATCGCCGACGCCGAGCCCGGCCAGGGCCTTCGCGCCTCGTTCCAGCAAGACCTTTGGCATTACACCATCGCCAAGATGGTCGACGCCTGCGCTTCCGCCGGCATCAAGGCCTTCTATGGCCCCTTCGGCGATTTCTCCGACGCGCCGGCCTGCGAAGCGCAATTCCGCAACGCCTTTCTGCTCGGCTGCGCCGGCGCCTGGTCGCTGCATCCGTCGCAAATCGCCATCGCCAAGAAGGTCTTTTCGCCCGATCCGCAAGAAGTCGCCTTCGCCAAGCGGGTGCTCGAAGCGATGCCGGACGGGACCGGCGCGGTGATGATTGACGGCCGAATGCAGGACGACGCCACCTGGAAGCAGTGCAAGGTCGTCGTCGACCTCGCCAAGCAGGTCGCCGCCAAAGACGCCGACCTCGCCAGGATCTACGGATTTTGAAAGGATTTGACTGTGGCGCGACATCCGATTGACGGCTGCGCCCCTGCTGCTGTACTAACAGACGAGTAAACAGCGTGGTAAAGGCGCTTTCGAATGCCGCGAGAGAACTTCGCTAAATTCGCTATTGGCCAAGTGGTCAAGCATCGCCGCTATCCCTTCCGCGGCGTGATCTATGACGTTGATCCGGTGTTCGCCAACACCGAAGAGTGGTGGCTTTCGATTCCCGAAGAGCTGCGTCCGAACAAGGATCAGCCTTTCTATCACCTGTTCGCCGAGAACGCCGAAACCGAATATGTAGCCTATGTGTCGGAGCAGAATCTGCTGCCCGACAACACCAACAGGCCGGTGCGCCATCCGCAGGTCGACGAGACCTTCGAACGCGATGGCGATGGCGTTTACCGCATGCGAGCGCTTAAGCGCCACTGAGCGGCGCTTCCGTTCAGTCCGAACTCTGCCGCATTGCAAAAAAAACGCGCAGCCGTTGGGATTGACGATCGCGCGAATCAACCACATTTTGGGTGTAGGTCGAACTTCATCGCGGGAGAGACCGGCGCTCGCGCCGGCGCCGAAGGCGAAACCGCCCCGGAAACGCTCAGGCCCAAAGGACCGCGACGAAGTAGAAACTCTGGAAAGCGGCGACGCGCGCAAGCGTTTCGCCCACCGAAGGGCGTAACCTGTCGCTTTTAGCGCAGGGAAATCTCTCAGGTCACCGGACAGAGGGGGCGCGTAGCAAAGTTTAAGCTTTGCTGCGCCAACCTTGTCTGGCGGAGTTGTTGGTGACCGAACTCGACGTCGCGACCGCTGCGCCTCCCGCGCTGTCCAAACTTCCGCTCGATGCGGCGCATCGACGGCTTGGGGCGCGGATGGCGCCTTTCGCCGGGTACGATATGCCGCTGCAATATGAGCAGGGCATCGTCGCCGAAACGCTCCATACGCGTCGTCGCGCAAGTCTGTTCGACGTTTCGCATATGGGTCAGGCGATCCTCGCCGGCGCGCGCGCCGCACGGGCGCTTGAAAGCCTGACGCCTGCGGATTTGGCGTCGCTTTCGCCAGAGCGCACGCGCTACACGCAGCTGCTCAACGAGCGCGGCGGCATTCTCGACGATCTTCTCGTCACCCGCCTACCAGGCGTCGAGGAGCGGCTGCTGCTTGTCGTCAACGCCTCGCGCAAGCAAGCCGATTTCGCGCTTATCGCGGCTGCGTTGCCCCAGTTCGATTTTAATCCTTTGGACCGCGCGCTGCTCGCCCTTCAGGGCCCGCGCGCGGCCTCGGTCCTCGGCGCACTCCTCCCCGGCGCCGAGGACCTTCCTTTCATGGGCTGGCGCGCCTTCGACTTCGGCGGCGCGCCGCTCTTCGTGTCGCGCAGCGGCTATACGGGCGAAGACGGATTTGAACTGTCGCTGCGCGCCGAGCATGCCGAAGACCTTGCGCGCCTGTTGCTGTCGTATGAGGACGTTGCGCCGGCGGGCCTCGGCGCGCGCGACGCTCTGCGTCTTGAGGCGGGCCTGCCGCTCTATGGCCACGACCTCGATGAAACCACCGATCCGGTTGAAGCGGGACTCGGCTGGTCGATCGGCAAACGCCGGCGCATCGAAGGCGGATTCCCCGGCTTTGAGCGCATTCGGATTGCGCTTGAGCAGGGTCCCGCCCGCAGGCGCGTCGGGCTCGAGCCGCAATCCAAGGCGCCGCTGCGCGAAGGCGCGGAGCTTTCAGCGCGCGACGGCGCGCCTGCCGGCCATGTGACGTCGGGCGGCTTTTCGCCGACGCTGCAACGCCCGATCGCGATGGGCTATGTCGCCAGCAGTAACGCCAACCTCGGCGCGACGCTTTCGGCGCCGCTGCGCGACAGACGCGTCGACGTCACAGTGGCGGCTTTGCCCTTCGTCCCGCATCGCTACTTCAAAACGCCGGCTGGAAAGGATGCGAGATGACTGATCTGCGCTACTCCAAGGATCATGAATATGTCGCGCTCGATGGCGATCTCGCGACGCTGGGCATATCGGACTATGCGCAGTCGCAGCTCGGCGACATTGTTTTCATCGAACTGCCCGAAGTCGGCAAGAAAGTCGCAAAGGGCAAAGAGATCGCGGTCATCGAGAGCGTAAAAGCCGCGAGCGAAGTCTATTCGCCGGTGAGCGGCGAAGTCGTCGAAGTCAATCCGGAGCTTGGCGAAGCGCCGGCGCTCGTCAACGACGATCCGCTTGGACGCGGGTGGCTCATCAAGGTGAGGGTCAGCGACCCTGGTGAATGCGCATCGCTGATGGACGACGCCGCCTATTCGAGTTTCCTGAAAACGATCTAGAGCAGGTTCGATGGGAACCTGCTCCAGCATTTTGATTTCGAGCGATTCCTATCGATCACATGATTCCATGTGATCGGGAAGCGCTCTAAGCGCAAGGAAAAGACGATGCGCTATCATCCGCTGTCAGAGGCCGACAGAAGCGCAATGCTCGCGACGATCGGCGTTCCGTCGATGGAGTCGCTCTACGCCGATGCGCCGCCGGAGACGCTATTAAAGGCGCCGCTCGACCTGCCCAAGGGCAAGTCCGAGCTCGACGTCCAGCGTTTTTTCGCAAGGCTTGCCGCCCGCAATATGCCTGCGTCGCGCGCGCCGTTCTTTGTCGGCGCCGGCGCCTATAAGCATCACATTCCCGCGAGCGTCGATCATCTCATTCAACGTTCGGAGTTCTTGACGAGCTACACGCCCTATCAGCCGGAGATCTCGCAGGGCACGCTGCAATATCTCTTCGAATTCCAGACCCAGGTCGCTCTGCTCACCGGCATGGAGGTCGCGAACGCTTCCATGTATGACGGATCGACCGCGACCGCCGAAGCCGTGCTCATGGCGCATCGCGTGACGAAGCGGCGCAAGGCGCTGCTCTCCGGCGGGCTGCATCCGCATTACGCCGAAGTGGTCCGCACCATCTCGCGGCTCGCCGAAGACGAAGTCGAGACGATGGCGCCCGACATTCGCGCCGCCGAAGATCTCATCGCGCGCATTGACGACACGCTTTCTTGCGTCGTCGTGCAGACGCCCGACGTCTTCGGCAATTTGCGCGATCTGACGAAGATTGCCGAAGCCTGCCATCGCAACGGCGCGCTTCTCATCGCCGTCTTCACCGAAGCCGTCTCTCTCGGTCTGCTTAAAACTCCTGGCGCGATGGGCGCCGACATCGTCGTCGGCGAGGGCCAGTCAATCGGCAATTCGCTCAATTTCGGCGGGCCTTATGTCGGGCTCTTCGCCACGCGGCAGGAATTCGTGCGGCAGATGCCCGGCCGCCTCGCCGGCGAAAGCGTCGACGCCGACGGCAGGCGTTCCTATGTGCTGACGCTTTCGACGCGCGAGCAGCATATCCGCCGCGACAAGGCGACTTCCAACATCTGCACCAACTCCGGCCTCTGCGCGCTCGCCTTCACCATCCATCTGACCTTGCTTGGCGAAGCCGGACTGACGCGGCTCGCGCGCGTCAATCACGCCAACTCGGTCTTGCTGGCGCAGATGCTCGCTGACGTTCAAAACGTCGAGGTTCTCAACGAGACCTTTTTCAACGAGTTTACGCTTCGCGTCGAAGGCGACGCCGCCGCGCTTGTTGAGAGAATGGCGGCGCGCGGCGTTCTCGCAGGGGTTCCCGTCTCGCGTCTGTTACCCCACGCCGGCCTCGACAATCTCCTCATTGTCGCCAGCACCGAAGTCAACACGGATGAAGATCGCGACGCCTTTGTCGCGGCGCTCAAGGAGTCGCTCTGATGCTCGACAGACCCGCAGTCGTCGAACCGCTCGACGACGACAAAACGCCTGCGACCTTCACCGGCAATCGCGGGCTCGATCAGGAAGAGCCGCTGATCTTCGAGATCGGCCGGCTCGACGCGACTGGCGTCGATGTCGACGATCCGGCGCCCATCGCGACGCGGCTCGGCGCGCTTGAGCGCAATGCGCCCATCGGTCTTCCGGGACTCACCGAACCGGAGACGATGCGCCATTACGTGCGTCTGTCGCGCAAGAATTATTCGATCGACGCCGGGCTCTATCCGCTCGGCTCCTGCACGATGAAGCATAATCCGCGCAGCAACGAGAAGATCGCGCGCTATGAAGGTTTCGCGGATCTGCATCCGCTGCAGCCGCAGTCGACCGCGCAGGGCGCGCTGGAGTTGATGCAGATTCTCGCCGACTGGCTGACGACGCTCACCAACATGCCGGCGGTGGCGATGTCTCCGAAGGCCGGCGCGCATGGCGAACTCTGCGGCATGATGGCGATCAAATCTGCGATCGCCGCCAGAGGCGAAAGCGCGACGCGCAATGTCGTCCTCATTCCGCAGTCGGCGCATGGCACCAATCCGGCGACGGCGGCGCTGCTCGGCTTTTCGGTGCGCGTCGTTCCGGCGGCGGCGGATGGAACCGTGCGGGCCGAGGCTGTTAAAGACGCGCTCGCTTCGGACGTCGCGGCGATCATGCTGACCAACCCGAACACTTGCGGGCTGTTCGAGCGTGAGATCGTCGAGATCGCCGACGCGATGCACGAGGCCGGCGGCTACTTCTATTGCGACGGCGCGAATTTCAACGCCATCGCCGGCGTCGCGCGGCCCGGCGACTTCGGCATCGACGCGATGCACATCAATCTGCACAAGACCTTCTCGACGCCGCATGGCGGCGGCGGCCCTGGCGCAGGTCCGGTCGTTCTCTCGGAACGTCTCGCGCCTTTCGCGCCGGTCCCGTTCATCCGCCGCAACGGCGACGCGTTGCAGCTGGTGGAAGACGCAGAAGGCACGCAGAGCTTCGGACGGCTCACCGCCTTCCATGGGCAGATGGGCATGTTCGTGCGGGCGCTTGCCTATATGCTCGCGCATGGGACCGACGGGCTTGCGCAGGCCTCGAAAGACGCCGTGCTGTCGGCGAACTATGTCCGCGCGTCGCTACGTGACGTGATGACCCAGCCGTTCGGCGATCGCATCTGCATGCATGAAGTTCTGTTCGACGACGCCTGGCTGCGCGGAACCGGCGTGACGACGCTCGACTTCGCCAAGGCGATGATCGACGAGGGCTATCATCCGATGACGATTTATTTCCCGCTCGTCGTCCATGGCGCGATGCTCATCGAGCCGACGGAATCGGAATCGAAAGCCTCGCTCGATCTCTTCATCGCAACGCTGCGCGATCTCGCGCGGAGCGCCAAAGCCGGCGAGGTCGCGCGCTTTGGCCCCGCGCCGCGACTGGCCCCGCGCCGGCGCGTCGATGAAGCGCTCGCCGCGAGAAAGCCGGTGCTGCGCTGGACGCCGGGCGCCGCAGCCTGATCGTCACTGAGCCTGGCTAAACGGCGGCGCGGTGCGCGGCGGCAGAATCGGCAGGACCACCTCAGGCTGGCGCCCGGTTAGCGAATCGAGGAAGGCGACGATCTTATCGGTCTCGTCGGCGCTGAACTCGACGCCGAGCTGGCTTTCGCCCATCACCGCCACGGCCTTCTTCAAATCGAAGGTCGAGCCGGTGTGGAAATAGGGCGCCGTCAGTTCGACGTTGCGCAGCGAGGGAACCTTGAAAGCGTATTTGTCGGCGATCGCCTTGGTGACCGCGAAGCGGCCCAAGTCGTCCGGCGGCAGAAATTCCGCGGTCGGCTGTTTGACGACGCCGAAACGCGCATACATGCCGCCGCCGACGTTGACGCCGTTGTGGCAACTCGCGCAGCCCTTCTCGATGAAGAGCTTCAACCCGTCCTTCTGCGCGTCGGACAGCGCCTGATCGTCCCCTTTGAGCCAACGGTCGAACGGCGCGTCGGGCGTGATCAGCGTCGCCTCGAACAGCGCGATGGCGCGGCCGATGTTGGCATAAGCGACGGGATCGCTCTGTTCGGGAAAGGCCTGTTTGAACGCCGCCACATAGCCCGGGATTCCCTTGAAGAGTTCGACCGCGCGCTGCTTTGCGGCCGCATGTTCCGTCGGATTGATCGGCATCGGGCCGCCGCGGGTTTTCAGCATCGCCTTGGGATTGGCCATCACCGAATTGACCACCTGGTCGGAAAGATTGGCGGCGCGCCCATCCCAATATTGGGCCGTGTTAAAAATGGCGTTCATCACCGTGAGCACTTCGCGGCCGGCGAGCTGCGCATTGTGGCCCCCCGAGAGCGCGCCGCCGTCGACGCCGCCCATGCTCAGATTGTGACAATCGGCGCAGCTGATGTCGTGGGTCTCGGAAAGGCGCGGCTCGAAATACAGCATCTTGCCGAGCGCGAGTTTTTCGGGCGTCGCCGTCTCTCCAGGAATCGCCGGCGGCGCTGACGGAATTGGCTGGAAAAGCTCCTTCGCCCGGTCCCTCAGGCCTGCGTCGGCAAACGCCGGGCCGCCGACAAGAAGCGCGATAAGAGAGACGATCGAAGAAAGACGCATGGCGGATTTCACCCGGATGGAAGCGGCGCAAGAGGTTGAAGCTTATACCACAGCTGCATCGGCGCGAGGCTAGATGCGTCGGTCGGCGGCTAAGCGTCACACGTCATTGGCTCGCCCAGAGAATGCGCGCCATCCAGCTGACCTCGTCGCGCGGAATCGTGCGGTCCGGGTAGGCGGGATTGACTGAACGCAGTTCGATCGTTCGCGCCGTCTCGCGCTTGAGCTCCTTGGCCATGATCTCGCCCGAGGTGGTCTTGACGACCACCCGATCGCCGCGCCGCACCGGCGCGGCCGGCGAGACGATAACCACATCGCCGTCGCGATACAGCGGCGCCATGGAGTCGCCTGAGATCTCGAGCGCGTAGGAATGTTCGTCGGCCTCGGCCAAGACGTCGATCTCGTCCCAGCCGGCGCCGGTGGCGAAGCCGGCGTCGTCGAAAAAGCCGCCGACCCCCGCCTGCGCCAGGCCGATCAGCGGCCGCGTATGGCGCAACCGGCCGGCGGCGCTGTTGGCCGTCACCAGCGACATGAATTCGTCGAGCCCGGCGCCGGTCGCCGCCAGCACCTTGGCGATCGATTCGGTCGACGGCCAGCGCTGGCGCCCGCGCGCCGTTTCGCGCTTGGAGCGATTGAAGGTGGTGGGATCGAGGCCGGCCTTGCGCGCCAGGCCGGACGGCGTCATGCCATATCGCTCGCCGAGCGCGTCGATCGCCGCCCAGATCTGAGCATGGGTGAGAATGTCGGACATGGCAGGCCGCGACTCGGAAGAGTTTCCTAGGGGATAGGAATATATCTATTAACTATGCCGCACAATAGGAAATCGGCGGCGCCGGCTTGGCGCGCGCAAGGCCAGGCGCCATAACCCCTCCTCCCAGCGTCGTCTTTCGCGCGCGCGCTCTAACTTGCCGGGTTGCATGCCCTCCTCGCCCGAGCCCGCGCCCAATCGCTTGCGCCACCCTTTCCTCACGCTCTGGCTTGGGATTCTTGCGGCCATCATTGTCGCGGGGAGCGCGGCCTTGGCCGCTGTCGCGATCCTGGGGCTCGGCGAATTTCTGTCCCTGCTCGGCCGACTGCCGACGCCGACGCCGCAGACGGCGGCGGTCGGCGCGATCTTCGCGGCGACCTATCTCGTGCTCGCGATCGGCAGGCTGCCCTATTATCGGCTCGACCGCGCCGGCGGCGCGCTGCTCGGCGCGAGCCTGATGATCGGCGTCGGCGCCTTGACGCTGGACGAGGCCTATCGCGCCATCGATTTCGACGCCATCACGCTGCTGCTCGGCATGATGATCGTCGTCGCCAATCTGCGCCTTTCCGGCTTTTTCCGCCGCGCCGCCGACTGGCTGGCGGACGTCGCCCGGCGTCCGATCTTCCTGCTCGTCGCGGTCGCGGCGGCGACCGGATTCTTTTCCGCCTTTCTCGTCAATGACGCGATCTGTCTCGTCATGCCGCCGCTGGTCATCGACTTGGCGCGGCGCCTGAAGCGCGATCCGACGCCCTATGTGCTGGCGATCCCGCTCGCCTCCAATGTCGGCAGCGTCGCGACGATCACCGGCAATCCGCAAAATATGATCATCGCCGCCGCCTCCGGCGTTTCCTACGGCGATTTTTCAGCGGCGCTCTGGCCGATCGCCTTCGCCGGCGTCGCGCTCACGATCCTTTTGGTGGCGCTCGCCTTTCCGCGCGAATTCTTCTCGCGCGAGAGGCTGACGCCGATCGTTGCGGCGCCCCGCCCCTTTCATGCGGCGCTCGCCTCAAAGGCGCTGCTGATCACCGCGGCGATGATCGGGTTCTTTTTCGCCGGCGTTCCGCCCGCCAAAGCGGCGATCGTCGCCGGCGGCCTGCTGCTGCTCACGCGGCGCATCGGCTCGAAGAAAATCTACAGTGAAATCGACTGGCCGCTGCTCCTGATGTTCGCCGGACTCTTCATCGTCGTCGGCGCCTTCGACAAGGTGGTGCTGACGCCAGGAGAGATCGCGGACGTCGGGCGGCTCCGGCTCGATGACGCGCCGACGCTCGCGCTCATTTCCGCCGTGCTGTCCAACATCGTCAGCAATGTGCCGGCGGTTCTCGCGTTAAAACCGTTCATCATCGGACTGAGCGATCCGAGGCGCGCCTGGCTGATTGTGGCGATGGCCTCGACGCTCGCCGGCAATTTCACGCTTGTCGGCTCGATCGCCAATCTCATCGTCGTCGAGCGGGCGCGCGCGCTGGGCGTGACGATCGGCTTCTGGACCTATTTTAGGGTCGGCGCGCCGCTGACGCTGGCGACAATCGCGCTGGGGCTGTGGAGGCTGTAGAGGGGCCCTATACCTCCTCGCCGCTCTCTTCCGCGGCGCGGCCCGATATGCGCCGGCGCGTATGCTCGCGCCTGATCTTTCGATTGCGCTCCGCATGCCGCGCGCGCGTCTTGTCGTCGGACGGCTGCAGCAGCTTGCGAAACTCGTCGCGCTTCTCATGGATCGAGGCGATGACGAAGCCCATCGGCACGCCGATATCGACGAGCACGGTTTCGGCGAGCTGCAGGCTGGCTTCGACCGTTTCGGGAATCGCGTCGGTCGCGCCGAGCTTGTAAAGTTCGGTGGCGTGGTCGGCGTCGCGCGCCCGCGCCACGATGGTGAGATCGCCGCGGATGTCATGCGCCAGACGGACGATCTCTCCGGCCGCGTGAACATTCTCGATCGTCACGACGAGCGCGCGGGCCTGCGCCACGCCGCAACGCATCAGGAACTCGCGCCGCGTGGCGTTGCCCCAGTAGATTTCGACGCCGTCCTCGCGCCCCGCGGTCACCAGCGACACGACGTTTTCGACCGCGACGAACGGAATGTCGTGGCGCTTCAGCATTTCGCCGACAAGGCTGCCGATTCTGCCAAAGCCGACGATCACGACGCGGTCCCCGGCGATTTCGGCCGCCGGCGCGAGATCCGCATAAAGCAGTTCGTCCTCGGCTTCCGTCGCCGGCGGAACAAGCGCGGCGCCGATCCGGCCAAGAAGCGGAATGGCGAAAATGCTGATCGTGACGACGATCATCGCGTCGGCGCCATAGTGGCCCGGCAGCACGCCGACGGCCATCGCCGAGGTCAGCAGCGCGAAGGCGAATTCGCCGCCCGGCGCCAGCAGCAGCGACGCCTCGGCCGAGGGGCGCCATTCGACGCCAAAGAGCCGCGCAAGAACGAAGATGATCGCGCCCTTAACCGCGATCAGCCCGGCGGCGTATAGGAAGATCGGAAAGGGATCCACGGCGACGGCGCCCATGTCGAGACCGGCGCCGACCGAAACGAAGAAGAGCCCGAGCAACAGGCCCTTGAACGGCTCGATCGTCACCTCGACCTCGCGCCTGAACTCCGTCTCCGCCAGCAGCAGCCCGGCGATGAAGGCGCCAAGGCCCATGGAGAATCCGGCGGCCGCCGAAAGCGCCGCCTCGCCGATGACCACCAGAAGGCAGGCGGCCATGAACAGTTCGGTCAGCTGCACGGCCGCGACCATGCGAAACAGCGGACGCAGCAGCAGCCGTCCGATGAAGATCAGCGCGCCCATGGCGAGGAAGGCCCGCCCAAACGCCCACGCCGCCTGTTCGCCCGTGAAGCCGCCGTTCTTGGCTTCGGCGAGCGCGGAAACCAGAAACAGCGCCGGCGCGACGGCAAGGTCCTGAAACAACAGCACCGAAAAGGCGACGCGCCCCGAGGTCTTGTTTAAGCGCCGCGCTTCGGCGAGCACCGGCAGCACCACCGCCGTCGACGACATCGCGAGGGCGATGCCCATCAACATCGAGGGGCCAAGTTCGACGCGGAAGTAATAGAAGCCCACAGCCGCGAGCACGCTTGCGCACACCACGACCTGCGCGAGCCCCAGTCCGAAGACGAGCCGCCGCATGCGGGCGAGACGCTCCCAGGACAGTTCGAGGCCGATCATGAACAGCAGAAAGACCAGCCCGAATTCGGCGAGATTGGAGACGCCCTCGACATTGGTGATGGTGAAATTGCGCGCCCATTCATGGTCGCTCGCCAGTCGGCCCAGACCAAACGGCCCAAGCACGACGCCGGCGAAGAGAAAGCCCAGCACCGGCGAAATCTTGATGCGGTGAAACAGCGGGACGACGACCCCCGCCGTGGCGAGAAAGACCAGCGCCTCGCGATAGGATTCGAGATGAATGGAGTTCGTCATGCCGCCTCGTTGCTCGCGCGCTGATTCTAGCGAAGGATAAATGGGTCAGGCGGCGATTGGCGATGAAACAGCAAGAGTCGCGCCGCCGGGCGAGCTTAGGGGAAGCCCAACTGGCGCGACCATGGCGCTGCGCGCGCGACCCGTCCGATTGACGGCCGCACTCTAGCCGATTCGCTTTTGGGCGCGCTGCGCTTTTTCAGCCGCCGCGCCTGAGCCAGGCTTTGGTCCAACGTGGCTAAAGCCCAAGCAGAAGCTCATAGACCTGCAGCGTCGCGCGCTGCATCTCCTCCACCGAAAAACGCTCCTGCGCGTTTCGGCGCGCCCGCAGCGCCAGATCGTCATGCGCCGAGGCCTGCAGGCTCAGCGCCTCGGCGATGGCCTCCGCCAAGGCCGCCGGATCGCCCGGCGGCGTCCGCCATCCAGTCGCAAGATGGCGCGGGGTCTGCGGCGGCGCCAGGACGATCTCCGGCGCGGCGCCGATATCCGAGATGATCACCGGCGCCCCCATCGCCTGCGCTTCGACGGCGATCCGCCCGAACGCCTCCGGCTCCGTCGCCGGCGCGACAATGACGGCGGCGGCCATATAGGCGGCCGGCATGTCTTCGCAGTAGCCGGCGTTGCGAATGACGTCGCGCAGGCCGGCGTGCTCGATCTGCGTTTCGAGGGCGCGGCGAGTGGAATCGCTGTGCGGGTCGCCGACGAAAATGACGCGCAGATCGCAGATTCCCTGCTTGATCAGCCGCTTGGTCGCCTCGACCAGAACCGAATGGCCTTTGCGCGCCGAAAGCCGCGACGGCAGCAGCACGACGCGATCATGCGCCGCGACGCCCCACGCCGCGCGCAGCCGCTCGACCCGGCGCCGGTCGACGGCGGCGGGCGAGAAGGCGCGCAGATCCGCGCCGCGCGGGATGACGACGATGCGATCCGCGCTTTCCGGATGCAATTCGCGGATGCGCTGGGCGGCGAATTCCGAAATGGCGATCACCGCGTCGCCCGCCGACATGATGGCGTTGTAGCGCTGCTTGACCGGCGACGCGCCGCTATAGGCGCTGTGATAGGTCGTGACCAGCTTTGCGCCGGTCTGACGCGCCGCGTAATAGGCGACCCAGGCGGGCGCGCGC of Methylocystis sp. SC2 contains these proteins:
- the gcvPB gene encoding aminomethyl-transferring glycine dehydrogenase subunit GcvPB, with product MLDRPAVVEPLDDDKTPATFTGNRGLDQEEPLIFEIGRLDATGVDVDDPAPIATRLGALERNAPIGLPGLTEPETMRHYVRLSRKNYSIDAGLYPLGSCTMKHNPRSNEKIARYEGFADLHPLQPQSTAQGALELMQILADWLTTLTNMPAVAMSPKAGAHGELCGMMAIKSAIAARGESATRNVVLIPQSAHGTNPATAALLGFSVRVVPAAADGTVRAEAVKDALASDVAAIMLTNPNTCGLFEREIVEIADAMHEAGGYFYCDGANFNAIAGVARPGDFGIDAMHINLHKTFSTPHGGGGPGAGPVVLSERLAPFAPVPFIRRNGDALQLVEDAEGTQSFGRLTAFHGQMGMFVRALAYMLAHGTDGLAQASKDAVLSANYVRASLRDVMTQPFGDRICMHEVLFDDAWLRGTGVTTLDFAKAMIDEGYHPMTIYFPLVVHGAMLIEPTESESKASLDLFIATLRDLARSAKAGEVARFGPAPRLAPRRRVDEALAARKPVLRWTPGAAA
- a CDS encoding cytochrome-c peroxidase; this translates as MRLSSIVSLIALLVGGPAFADAGLRDRAKELFQPIPSAPPAIPGETATPEKLALGKMLYFEPRLSETHDISCADCHNLSMGGVDGGALSGGHNAQLAGREVLTVMNAIFNTAQYWDGRAANLSDQVVNSVMANPKAMLKTRGGPMPINPTEHAAAKQRAVELFKGIPGYVAAFKQAFPEQSDPVAYANIGRAIALFEATLITPDAPFDRWLKGDDQALSDAQKDGLKLFIEKGCASCHNGVNVGGGMYARFGVVKQPTAEFLPPDDLGRFAVTKAIADKYAFKVPSLRNVELTAPYFHTGSTFDLKKAVAVMGESQLGVEFSADETDKIVAFLDSLTGRQPEVVLPILPPRTAPPFSQAQ
- a CDS encoding helix-turn-helix transcriptional regulator; this encodes MSDILTHAQIWAAIDALGERYGMTPSGLARKAGLDPTTFNRSKRETARGRQRWPSTESIAKVLAATGAGLDEFMSLVTANSAAGRLRHTRPLIGLAQAGVGGFFDDAGFATGAGWDEIDVLAEADEHSYALEISGDSMAPLYRDGDVVIVSPAAPVRRGDRVVVKTTSGEIMAKELKRETARTIELRSVNPAYPDRTIPRDEVSWMARILWASQ
- a CDS encoding anion transporter; translated protein: MPSSPEPAPNRLRHPFLTLWLGILAAIIVAGSAALAAVAILGLGEFLSLLGRLPTPTPQTAAVGAIFAATYLVLAIGRLPYYRLDRAGGALLGASLMIGVGALTLDEAYRAIDFDAITLLLGMMIVVANLRLSGFFRRAADWLADVARRPIFLLVAVAAATGFFSAFLVNDAICLVMPPLVIDLARRLKRDPTPYVLAIPLASNVGSVATITGNPQNMIIAAASGVSYGDFSAALWPIAFAGVALTILLVALAFPREFFSRERLTPIVAAPRPFHAALASKALLITAAMIGFFFAGVPPAKAAIVAGGLLLLTRRIGSKKIYSEIDWPLLLMFAGLFIVVGAFDKVVLTPGEIADVGRLRLDDAPTLALISAVLSNIVSNVPAVLALKPFIIGLSDPRRAWLIVAMASTLAGNFTLVGSIANLIVVERARALGVTIGFWTYFRVGAPLTLATIALGLWRL
- a CDS encoding cation:proton antiporter, producing the protein MTNSIHLESYREALVFLATAGVVVPLFHRIKISPVLGFLFAGVVLGPFGLGRLASDHEWARNFTITNVEGVSNLAEFGLVFLLFMIGLELSWERLARMRRLVFGLGLAQVVVCASVLAAVGFYYFRVELGPSMLMGIALAMSSTAVVLPVLAEARRLNKTSGRVAFSVLLFQDLAVAPALFLVSALAEAKNGGFTGEQAAWAFGRAFLAMGALIFIGRLLLRPLFRMVAAVQLTELFMAACLLVVIGEAALSAAAGFSMGLGAFIAGLLLAETEFRREVEVTIEPFKGLLLGLFFVSVGAGLDMGAVAVDPFPIFLYAAGLIAVKGAIIFVLARLFGVEWRPSAEASLLLAPGGEFAFALLTSAMAVGVLPGHYGADAMIVVTISIFAIPLLGRIGAALVPPATEAEDELLYADLAPAAEIAGDRVVIVGFGRIGSLVGEMLKRHDIPFVAVENVVSLVTAGREDGVEIYWGNATRREFLMRCGVAQARALVVTIENVHAAGEIVRLAHDIRGDLTIVARARDADHATELYKLGATDAIPETVEASLQLAETVLVDIGVPMGFVIASIHEKRDEFRKLLQPSDDKTRARHAERNRKIRREHTRRRISGRAAEESGEEV